The following are encoded together in the Thermomonas brevis genome:
- a CDS encoding 3-hydroxybutyrate oligomer hydrolase family protein, whose protein sequence is MNTLRHCALIAAAALLAGCASAPASKDNAAMFSPSRATEHRDHDDLLTGGLGLDGLRAMLPPAFADAEHPTPAELRRRALWSNWRGIADLAPGGGYGTLYGSVANVPGREFSALAHIPGAKQPHRVLVQLPDAFDANKRCVVVTASSGSRGIYGAIAVAGAWGLPRGCAVAYTDKGNGTDYFDLDAGQGVAEDGTVAPADVALAFKPEPATGSGIAYKHAHSQDNPEADWGRHVKQAAQFALATLDAQLPQQAPFTFANTRIIAVGISNAGGAVLRAAEDGEPWLDAVVAGEPNVLAQGYGARSLYDYTTEAALLMPCALPQLGIPAMPGLEAKCAALAARGLLSGDTLDARQKDALAKLHATGWTDAGLRAGAISVGFDLWRAIAVGYASAYGRYPHDAHPCGYRYAALNADSSPRVATAAERAAWIADGSGIPPGAGVGIVGPQPLADLGLTGLQCLRALWTGEGADAQRVRKGVEETRAAPPRAGLPVVVIHGTDDGLVPPAFSSAPYVAMAKAAGRDVRYWQVRNAQHFDGFLALPHMAAAYLPLLPYVYEALDRVDAHLDGKAALPEDATIATVPRMGAPLGPGNLALPR, encoded by the coding sequence ATGAACACACTCCGTCATTGCGCCCTGATCGCCGCCGCCGCGCTGCTGGCCGGCTGCGCTTCCGCTCCCGCTTCCAAGGACAACGCCGCCATGTTCAGCCCATCGCGCGCCACCGAGCATCGCGACCACGACGACCTGCTGACCGGCGGGCTGGGGCTGGACGGCCTGCGCGCGATGCTGCCGCCGGCGTTCGCCGACGCGGAGCATCCGACGCCGGCCGAACTGCGCCGCCGCGCCCTGTGGAGCAACTGGCGCGGCATCGCCGACCTGGCGCCGGGTGGCGGCTACGGCACGCTGTACGGCAGCGTGGCGAACGTGCCGGGCCGCGAGTTCAGCGCGCTGGCCCACATTCCCGGCGCGAAGCAGCCGCATCGCGTGCTGGTGCAGCTGCCGGACGCGTTCGACGCGAACAAGCGCTGCGTGGTGGTGACCGCGTCGTCCGGTTCGCGCGGCATCTACGGCGCGATCGCGGTGGCCGGCGCGTGGGGCCTGCCGCGCGGCTGCGCGGTGGCCTATACCGACAAGGGCAACGGCACGGATTATTTCGACCTCGACGCCGGGCAGGGCGTCGCCGAGGACGGCACGGTGGCGCCGGCCGACGTGGCGCTCGCGTTCAAGCCGGAGCCCGCGACCGGTTCCGGCATCGCCTACAAGCACGCGCATTCGCAGGACAACCCGGAGGCCGATTGGGGCCGCCACGTGAAGCAGGCGGCGCAGTTCGCGCTGGCGACGCTCGATGCGCAGTTGCCGCAGCAGGCGCCGTTCACCTTCGCCAACACGCGCATCATCGCCGTCGGCATCTCCAACGCCGGCGGCGCGGTGCTGCGCGCGGCGGAAGACGGCGAGCCGTGGCTGGACGCGGTGGTGGCCGGCGAGCCGAACGTGCTGGCGCAAGGCTACGGCGCGCGCAGCCTCTACGACTACACCACCGAGGCCGCGCTGCTGATGCCCTGCGCGCTGCCGCAGCTCGGCATCCCGGCGATGCCGGGACTGGAGGCGAAGTGCGCGGCGCTGGCGGCGCGCGGCCTGCTGTCCGGCGACACCCTCGATGCGCGGCAGAAGGACGCGCTGGCGAAGCTGCACGCCACCGGCTGGACCGATGCCGGCCTGCGCGCGGGCGCGATCAGCGTCGGCTTCGACCTGTGGCGCGCGATCGCCGTGGGCTACGCCTCGGCCTACGGCCGCTATCCCCACGACGCGCATCCCTGCGGCTACCGCTACGCCGCGCTCAATGCGGACTCCAGCCCGCGCGTCGCCACCGCCGCTGAACGCGCGGCGTGGATCGCCGACGGCAGCGGCATTCCGCCCGGCGCCGGCGTGGGCATCGTCGGTCCGCAGCCGCTGGCCGATCTCGGCCTGACCGGCCTGCAATGCCTGCGCGCGCTGTGGACGGGCGAGGGCGCAGACGCGCAGCGGGTGCGCAAGGGCGTGGAGGAAACCCGCGCCGCGCCGCCGCGCGCCGGCCTGCCGGTGGTGGTGATCCACGGCACCGACGACGGCCTGGTGCCGCCGGCCTTCTCCAGCGCGCCCTACGTGGCGATGGCGAAGGCGGCCGGCCGCGATGTGCGCTACTGGCAGGTGCGCAACGCCCAGCATTTCGACGGCTTCCTGGCGCTGCCGCACATGGCCGCCGCCTACCTGCCGCTGTTGCCGTACGTGTATGAGGCGCTGGACCGGGTCGATGCGCACCTGGACGGCAAGGCCGCGCTGCCGGAAGACGCGACCATCGCCACCGTGCCGCGCATGGGCGCGCCGCTGGGGCCGGGGAACCTAGCGCTGCCGCGCTGA